One Microplitis demolitor isolate Queensland-Clemson2020A chromosome 2, iyMicDemo2.1a, whole genome shotgun sequence DNA segment encodes these proteins:
- the LOC103576958 gene encoding hypothetical protein, with protein MMNSFIQKCRKTRDEMKLVASENVQKLKCITRIKKKSNEPITQLEQNSTEQSCELLDDSNTAEASTSCHTETISKQPVSRPTALDLKMLQAKTPFYYEPKSKEDRSSSSSGSEVTETTSISGSLSD; from the coding sequence ATGATGAATAGTTTTATACAAAAATGCAGAAAAACAAGAGACGAAATGAAGTTAGTAGCTTCTGAAAATGTtcagaaattaaaatgtattacgcgtatcaaaaaaaagtcaaatgaGCCAATTACACAATTGGAACAGAATAGCACAGAACAATCCTGTGAACTGTTAGATGATTCTAACACTGCAGAGGCTTCGACTTCTTGTCATACTGAAACTATTAGTAAACAGCCAGTATCAAGACCGACAGCGCTCGACCTAAAGATGCTACAAGCAAAGACGCCATTCTACTATGAACCTAAGTCAAAAGAGGATCGATCTAGTTCATCATCGGGTTCCGAAGTTACCGAAACTACTAGTATCTCTGGGTCATTATCAGACTGA